From one Electrophorus electricus isolate fEleEle1 chromosome 20, fEleEle1.pri, whole genome shotgun sequence genomic stretch:
- the iffo2b gene encoding intermediate filament family orphan 2 isoform X3 produces the protein MNTLLFGEALSASMITTLPGSGAPTAGSALRNDLGSNIHVLKTLNLRFRCFLAKVHELERRNKLLESQLQQALERSRYQGFFSREVAVQTDSQESRLPGTIWSFTHVRRHGGHFETLQGPGVSWTHPDGVGVQIDTITPEIRALYNVLAKVKRERDEYKRKWEEEMSRREQMESMVETLQESTQDSVAIQEELKNKMERLKAELVVYKSLVSDQMSELDSKIQEKAMKVDMDICRRIDITAKLCDVAQQRNSEDMSKMFSVSPSRAPPGTVVCRRKENKAVSDEENSEMDADPSTSEDEVPGVLNITDEMKRMLNQIHCSDNSFVTRRETFDIDDDCDSLMWEENEETLLLWEDFTNYNVPFAVSATGSTPDCGGASQEAGSQDGSLGSLIDETESLFKTREEEYQATIGQIEMELATAKSDMNRHLHEYMEMCSMKRGLDVQMETCRRMIKGGRNSPSFSSVASSDSGNTDEIHDELDKDGDTERPAS, from the exons ATGAACACCTTGCTTTTTGGAGAAGCTTTGTCAGCCAGTATGATTACAACACTACCCGGCAGTGGTGCACCAACGGCCGGTTCTGCCCTGCGGAATGACTTGGGGTCAAATATTCATGTCCTGAAGACACTGAATCTGCGGTTTCGTTGCTTCCTCGCCAAAGTCCATGAACTGGAGCGCCGAAACAAACTATTAGAAAGCCAGCTACAGCAAGCTTTGGAACGATCACGGTATCAAGGTTTCTTCAGTCGTGAAGTTGCCGTCCAAACGGACTCACAGGAATCCAGACTCCCGGGCACAATCTGGAGTTTTACACACGTGCGGAGGCATGGGGGACACTTTGAAACTCTCCAAGGACCAGGAGTGTCCTGGACGCATCCGGACGGTGTTGGGGTACAGATCGATACCATCACCCCAGAAATTAGAGCGCTTTACAACGTTTTGGCCAAAGTCAAACGGGAGAGAGACGAGTACAAGAGAAA GTGGGAAGAAGAGATGTCCAGACGAGAGCAGATGGAGTCAATGGTGGAGACACTCCAGGAG AGCACTCAGGACTCGGTAGCCATTCAGGAAGAGCTAAAGAACAAAATGGAGAGGTTAAAGGCTGAGCTGGTGGTCTACAAAAGCCTCGTCTCTGAT CAAATGTCGGAGCTGGATTCAAAGATCCAGGAGAAGGCCATGAAAGTGGATATGGACATCTGCAGGAGGATCGACATCACAGCAAAACTCTGTGATGTGGCACAGCAGCGAAACTCAGAAGACATGTCCaaaatgttcagtgttagtCCGTCCAGGGCCCCACCG GGGACTGTGGTCTGCAGGAGAAAGGAGAATAAGGCTGTGTCAGATGAAGAGAACTCCGAGATGGATGCCGATCCTAGCACCTCGGAGGATGAAGTGCCCGGAGTACTCAACATTACGGATGAGATGAAGCGTATGCTCAATCAAAT ACATTGCTCAGATAACTCATTTGTTACTAGGCGGGAGACATTTGACATCGATGATGACTGTGACAGCCTGATGTGGGAAGAGAATGAGGAGACGTTGCTGCTGTGGGAAGACTTCACCAATTACAATGTGCCCTTTGCCGTCAGTGCCACGGGTAGCACTCCAGACTGTGGTGGGGCTAGTCAGGAAGCT GGTTCACAGGATGGCAGCCTAGGCAGCCTTATTGATGAGACTGAGTCTCTCTTCAAAACCAGAGAGGAGGAGTACCAGGCAACTATTGGACAGATTGAG ATGGAGCTAGCCACAGCGAAGAGTGACATGAACAGGCACCTGCATGAGTACATGGAGATGTGTAGCATGAAGAGAGGCCTGGACGTGCAGATGGAGACATGCAGGAGAATGATTAAGGGGGGCAG GAACTCTCCATCCTTCAGCTCTGTGGCAAGCAGTGACTCAGGGAACACTGACGAGATTCACGACGAGTTGGACAAGgacggagacacagagaggccaGCCAGCTGA
- the iffo2b gene encoding intermediate filament family orphan 2 isoform X2 produces the protein MNTLLFGEALSASMITTLPGSGAPTAGSALRNDLGSNIHVLKTLNLRFRCFLAKVHELERRNKLLESQLQQALERSRYQGFFSREVAVQTDSQESRLPGTIWSFTHVRRHGGHFETLQGPGVSWTHPDGVGVQIDTITPEIRALYNVLAKVKRERDEYKRKWEEEMSRREQMESMVETLQESTQDSVAIQEELKNKMERLKAELVVYKSLVSDGGRRLSSCSRAAENQRQFLNLKQMSELDSKIQEKAMKVDMDICRRIDITAKLCDVAQQRNSEDMSKMFSVSPSRAPPGTVVCRRKENKAVSDEENSEMDADPSTSEDEVPGVLNITDEMKRMLNQMRETFDIDDDCDSLMWEENEETLLLWEDFTNYNVPFAVSATGSTPDCGGASQEAGSQDGSLGSLIDETESLFKTREEEYQATIGQIEMELATAKSDMNRHLHEYMEMCSMKRGLDVQMETCRRMIKGGRNSPSFSSVASSDSGNTDEIHDELDKDGDTERPAS, from the exons ATGAACACCTTGCTTTTTGGAGAAGCTTTGTCAGCCAGTATGATTACAACACTACCCGGCAGTGGTGCACCAACGGCCGGTTCTGCCCTGCGGAATGACTTGGGGTCAAATATTCATGTCCTGAAGACACTGAATCTGCGGTTTCGTTGCTTCCTCGCCAAAGTCCATGAACTGGAGCGCCGAAACAAACTATTAGAAAGCCAGCTACAGCAAGCTTTGGAACGATCACGGTATCAAGGTTTCTTCAGTCGTGAAGTTGCCGTCCAAACGGACTCACAGGAATCCAGACTCCCGGGCACAATCTGGAGTTTTACACACGTGCGGAGGCATGGGGGACACTTTGAAACTCTCCAAGGACCAGGAGTGTCCTGGACGCATCCGGACGGTGTTGGGGTACAGATCGATACCATCACCCCAGAAATTAGAGCGCTTTACAACGTTTTGGCCAAAGTCAAACGGGAGAGAGACGAGTACAAGAGAAA GTGGGAAGAAGAGATGTCCAGACGAGAGCAGATGGAGTCAATGGTGGAGACACTCCAGGAG AGCACTCAGGACTCGGTAGCCATTCAGGAAGAGCTAAAGAACAAAATGGAGAGGTTAAAGGCTGAGCTGGTGGTCTACAAAAGCCTCGTCTCTGAT GGTGGCCGTCGTCTCAGCTCTTGTTCTAGAGCTGCAGAAAACCAGAGGCAGTTCCTCAACCTTAAA CAAATGTCGGAGCTGGATTCAAAGATCCAGGAGAAGGCCATGAAAGTGGATATGGACATCTGCAGGAGGATCGACATCACAGCAAAACTCTGTGATGTGGCACAGCAGCGAAACTCAGAAGACATGTCCaaaatgttcagtgttagtCCGTCCAGGGCCCCACCG GGGACTGTGGTCTGCAGGAGAAAGGAGAATAAGGCTGTGTCAGATGAAGAGAACTCCGAGATGGATGCCGATCCTAGCACCTCGGAGGATGAAGTGCCCGGAGTACTCAACATTACGGATGAGATGAAGCGTATGCTCAATCAAAT GCGGGAGACATTTGACATCGATGATGACTGTGACAGCCTGATGTGGGAAGAGAATGAGGAGACGTTGCTGCTGTGGGAAGACTTCACCAATTACAATGTGCCCTTTGCCGTCAGTGCCACGGGTAGCACTCCAGACTGTGGTGGGGCTAGTCAGGAAGCT GGTTCACAGGATGGCAGCCTAGGCAGCCTTATTGATGAGACTGAGTCTCTCTTCAAAACCAGAGAGGAGGAGTACCAGGCAACTATTGGACAGATTGAG ATGGAGCTAGCCACAGCGAAGAGTGACATGAACAGGCACCTGCATGAGTACATGGAGATGTGTAGCATGAAGAGAGGCCTGGACGTGCAGATGGAGACATGCAGGAGAATGATTAAGGGGGGCAG GAACTCTCCATCCTTCAGCTCTGTGGCAAGCAGTGACTCAGGGAACACTGACGAGATTCACGACGAGTTGGACAAGgacggagacacagagaggccaGCCAGCTGA
- the mrto4 gene encoding mRNA turnover protein 4 homolog isoform X1 has product MLIHSVDNLSCSPTLFLSPSTVSLTKTAKKGLEAKQNLIEELRKCVDTYRYLFVFSVENTRNNKLKDVRAAWKHSRFFFGKNKVMMIALGKGPTDEYKDNLHKVSEFLKGEVGVLFTNKTKEEVIEYFDCVKETDYARAGNVAEMAVTLDEGPLEQFTHSMEPQLRQLGLPTALKKGVVTLLQDYEVCKEGDVLTPEQARILKLFGIEMSEFKVSIKCMWNAESGDFKMLLEGDEEAFQRKK; this is encoded by the exons ATGTTGATACATTCTGTTGACAATCTGTCATGTAGTCCCACATTG TTTCTTTCTCCGTCGACAGTCTCCTTGACAAAAACAGCCAAGAAAGGGttggaagcaaaacaaaacttgatTGAGGAG TTAAGAAAATGTGTAGACACGTACAGATACTTGTTCGTCTTCTCTGTGGAGAACACGAGGAACAACAAACTCAAAGATGTTCGTGCAGCTTGGAAACACAGTCG tttcttttTTGGCAAAAACAAAGTGATGATGATTGCACTTGGTAAAGGACCAACAGATGAGTACAAGGATAATTTGCACAAG GTCAGCGAGTTTCTGAAGGGAGAAGTGGGTGTCTtattcacaaacaaaaccaaggagGAGGTAATAGA GTATTTTGACTGTGTCAAGGAGACTGATTATGCACGGGCTGGTAATGTTGCAGAGATGGCAGTGACCCTAGATGAAGGGCCTTTGGAACAGTTTACACACTCTATGGAGCCCCAGCTCAGACAGTTAGGACTACCCACAGCCCTTAAAAAAG GAGTAGTTACACTTTTACAGGACTATGAAGTGTGCAAAGAGGGAGATGTGCTGACTCCTGAACAGGCCCGCATTCTG aaaTTGTTTGGGATTGAGATGTCAGAATTCAAAGTGTCCATAAAGTGTATGTGGAATGCTGAGTCTGGGGACTTTAAGATGTTGCTGGAGGGGGATGAAGAGGCCTTTCAGAGGAAAAAATGA
- the akr7a3 gene encoding aflatoxin B1 aldehyde reductase member 3 isoform X1: MFCFMRGGLYSVHQILIAGLRLSHSGKLHSMSNQTAHSKLPSTLLGSVSFGGRADAEICAKMVKAFLECGHNDLDTAFLYTDGQAETIIGAMQLPKTVSIATKANPWEGKTLKPESVRSQLETSLKRLRTQSVDIFYLHAPDHETPIWDTLRACNELHKEGKFKELGLSNYASWEVAEAVCICKHNNWVLPTVYQGMYNATTRQVETELLPCLRYFGIRFYAYNPLAGGLLTGKYHYEDKDVTQPAGRFFGTNWAAAYRDRYWKVSHFQAIDGIRKALEAAYSSEKPTLTSAAMRWMYHHSQLKGELGDGVIIGMSTMEQLQENLAAAKEAPLKQEIVDAFKHGWDLVAHECPNYFR; encoded by the exons ATGTTCTGTTTCATGAGAGGAGGCCTGTACTCAGTTCATCAGATACTTATCGCCGGACTAAGACTTTCACATTCGGGGAAACTTCACAGTATGTCGAATCAGACTGCACATTCCAAACTACCGTCTACACTGTTGGGATCAGTGTCGTTTGGGGGGCGAGCAGACGCGGAAATTTGCGCAAAAATGGTAAAAGCGTTCTTGGAGTGCGGCCACAATGATTTGGACACTGCATTCTTGTACACAGATGGACAAGCAGAGACAATAATCGGTGCAATGCAACTTCCCAAGACAG TAAGCATCGCCACCAAAGCCAACCCTTGGGAAGGCAAGACACTGAAACCTGAGAGTGTCCGCTCCCAGCTGGAGACCTCACTGAAGAGACTTCGCACCCAGAGTGTGGATATCTTTTACCTGCATGCACCGGACCACGAGACCCCCATCTGGGACACACTACGGGCCTGTAATGAGCTCCACAAAGAG GGAAAATTCAAGGAGTTGGGCCTATCAAACTATGCCTCCTGGGAAGTAGCTGAAGCTGTCTGCATCTGCAAACACAATAATTGGGTGCTTCCCACAGTTTACCAG GGCATGTACAATGCTACCACAAGACAAGTAGAGACTGAGCTGCTGCCATGCTTGCGATACTTTGGTATTCGTTTCTATGCATACAATCCCCTCGCAG GAGGTTTGCTCACTGGGAAGTACCACTATGAAGACAAAGATGTAACCCAACCTGCAGGACGTTTCTTTGGAACTAACTGGGCTGCTGCCTACAGAGATAG GTACTGGAAGGTGAGCCATTTCCAAGCCATAGATGGCATTCGTAAGGCTCTGGAGGCAGCATATAGTTCAGAGAAGCCGACTTTAACATCGGCCGCCATGCGCTGGATGTACCATCATTCTCAACTCAAG GGTGAGCTTGGTGATGGTGTCATTATTGGGATGTCCACCATGGAGCAGCTTCAGGAGAACCTGGCAGCAGCCAAAGAGGCACCTCTAAAGCAGGAAATTGTGGACGCCTTTAAGCATGGCTGGGATCTGGTAGCCCACGAGTGCCCCAATTACTTCCGCTAG
- the iffo2b gene encoding intermediate filament family orphan 2 isoform X1, with protein MNTLLFGEALSASMITTLPGSGAPTAGSALRNDLGSNIHVLKTLNLRFRCFLAKVHELERRNKLLESQLQQALERSRYQGFFSREVAVQTDSQESRLPGTIWSFTHVRRHGGHFETLQGPGVSWTHPDGVGVQIDTITPEIRALYNVLAKVKRERDEYKRKWEEEMSRREQMESMVETLQESTQDSVAIQEELKNKMERLKAELVVYKSLVSDGGRRLSSCSRAAENQRQFLNLKQMSELDSKIQEKAMKVDMDICRRIDITAKLCDVAQQRNSEDMSKMFSVSPSRAPPGTVVCRRKENKAVSDEENSEMDADPSTSEDEVPGVLNITDEMKRMLNQIHCSDNSFVTRRETFDIDDDCDSLMWEENEETLLLWEDFTNYNVPFAVSATGSTPDCGGASQEAGSQDGSLGSLIDETESLFKTREEEYQATIGQIEMELATAKSDMNRHLHEYMEMCSMKRGLDVQMETCRRMIKGGRNSPSFSSVASSDSGNTDEIHDELDKDGDTERPAS; from the exons ATGAACACCTTGCTTTTTGGAGAAGCTTTGTCAGCCAGTATGATTACAACACTACCCGGCAGTGGTGCACCAACGGCCGGTTCTGCCCTGCGGAATGACTTGGGGTCAAATATTCATGTCCTGAAGACACTGAATCTGCGGTTTCGTTGCTTCCTCGCCAAAGTCCATGAACTGGAGCGCCGAAACAAACTATTAGAAAGCCAGCTACAGCAAGCTTTGGAACGATCACGGTATCAAGGTTTCTTCAGTCGTGAAGTTGCCGTCCAAACGGACTCACAGGAATCCAGACTCCCGGGCACAATCTGGAGTTTTACACACGTGCGGAGGCATGGGGGACACTTTGAAACTCTCCAAGGACCAGGAGTGTCCTGGACGCATCCGGACGGTGTTGGGGTACAGATCGATACCATCACCCCAGAAATTAGAGCGCTTTACAACGTTTTGGCCAAAGTCAAACGGGAGAGAGACGAGTACAAGAGAAA GTGGGAAGAAGAGATGTCCAGACGAGAGCAGATGGAGTCAATGGTGGAGACACTCCAGGAG AGCACTCAGGACTCGGTAGCCATTCAGGAAGAGCTAAAGAACAAAATGGAGAGGTTAAAGGCTGAGCTGGTGGTCTACAAAAGCCTCGTCTCTGAT GGTGGCCGTCGTCTCAGCTCTTGTTCTAGAGCTGCAGAAAACCAGAGGCAGTTCCTCAACCTTAAA CAAATGTCGGAGCTGGATTCAAAGATCCAGGAGAAGGCCATGAAAGTGGATATGGACATCTGCAGGAGGATCGACATCACAGCAAAACTCTGTGATGTGGCACAGCAGCGAAACTCAGAAGACATGTCCaaaatgttcagtgttagtCCGTCCAGGGCCCCACCG GGGACTGTGGTCTGCAGGAGAAAGGAGAATAAGGCTGTGTCAGATGAAGAGAACTCCGAGATGGATGCCGATCCTAGCACCTCGGAGGATGAAGTGCCCGGAGTACTCAACATTACGGATGAGATGAAGCGTATGCTCAATCAAAT ACATTGCTCAGATAACTCATTTGTTACTAGGCGGGAGACATTTGACATCGATGATGACTGTGACAGCCTGATGTGGGAAGAGAATGAGGAGACGTTGCTGCTGTGGGAAGACTTCACCAATTACAATGTGCCCTTTGCCGTCAGTGCCACGGGTAGCACTCCAGACTGTGGTGGGGCTAGTCAGGAAGCT GGTTCACAGGATGGCAGCCTAGGCAGCCTTATTGATGAGACTGAGTCTCTCTTCAAAACCAGAGAGGAGGAGTACCAGGCAACTATTGGACAGATTGAG ATGGAGCTAGCCACAGCGAAGAGTGACATGAACAGGCACCTGCATGAGTACATGGAGATGTGTAGCATGAAGAGAGGCCTGGACGTGCAGATGGAGACATGCAGGAGAATGATTAAGGGGGGCAG GAACTCTCCATCCTTCAGCTCTGTGGCAAGCAGTGACTCAGGGAACACTGACGAGATTCACGACGAGTTGGACAAGgacggagacacagagaggccaGCCAGCTGA
- the akr7a3 gene encoding aflatoxin B1 aldehyde reductase member 3 isoform X2, translating into MFCFMRGGLYSVHQILIAGLRLSHSGKLHNGQAETIIGAMQLPKTVSIATKANPWEGKTLKPESVRSQLETSLKRLRTQSVDIFYLHAPDHETPIWDTLRACNELHKEGKFKELGLSNYASWEVAEAVCICKHNNWVLPTVYQGMYNATTRQVETELLPCLRYFGIRFYAYNPLAGGLLTGKYHYEDKDVTQPAGRFFGTNWAAAYRDRYWKVSHFQAIDGIRKALEAAYSSEKPTLTSAAMRWMYHHSQLKGELGDGVIIGMSTMEQLQENLAAAKEAPLKQEIVDAFKHGWDLVAHECPNYFR; encoded by the exons ATGTTCTGTTTCATGAGAGGAGGCCTGTACTCAGTTCATCAGATACTTATCGCCGGACTAAGACTTTCACATTCGGGGAAACTTCACA ATGGACAAGCAGAGACAATAATCGGTGCAATGCAACTTCCCAAGACAG TAAGCATCGCCACCAAAGCCAACCCTTGGGAAGGCAAGACACTGAAACCTGAGAGTGTCCGCTCCCAGCTGGAGACCTCACTGAAGAGACTTCGCACCCAGAGTGTGGATATCTTTTACCTGCATGCACCGGACCACGAGACCCCCATCTGGGACACACTACGGGCCTGTAATGAGCTCCACAAAGAG GGAAAATTCAAGGAGTTGGGCCTATCAAACTATGCCTCCTGGGAAGTAGCTGAAGCTGTCTGCATCTGCAAACACAATAATTGGGTGCTTCCCACAGTTTACCAG GGCATGTACAATGCTACCACAAGACAAGTAGAGACTGAGCTGCTGCCATGCTTGCGATACTTTGGTATTCGTTTCTATGCATACAATCCCCTCGCAG GAGGTTTGCTCACTGGGAAGTACCACTATGAAGACAAAGATGTAACCCAACCTGCAGGACGTTTCTTTGGAACTAACTGGGCTGCTGCCTACAGAGATAG GTACTGGAAGGTGAGCCATTTCCAAGCCATAGATGGCATTCGTAAGGCTCTGGAGGCAGCATATAGTTCAGAGAAGCCGACTTTAACATCGGCCGCCATGCGCTGGATGTACCATCATTCTCAACTCAAG GGTGAGCTTGGTGATGGTGTCATTATTGGGATGTCCACCATGGAGCAGCTTCAGGAGAACCTGGCAGCAGCCAAAGAGGCACCTCTAAAGCAGGAAATTGTGGACGCCTTTAAGCATGGCTGGGATCTGGTAGCCCACGAGTGCCCCAATTACTTCCGCTAG
- the mrto4 gene encoding mRNA turnover protein 4 homolog isoform X2 — protein sequence MPKSKRDKKVSLTKTAKKGLEAKQNLIEELRKCVDTYRYLFVFSVENTRNNKLKDVRAAWKHSRFFFGKNKVMMIALGKGPTDEYKDNLHKVSEFLKGEVGVLFTNKTKEEVIEYFDCVKETDYARAGNVAEMAVTLDEGPLEQFTHSMEPQLRQLGLPTALKKGVVTLLQDYEVCKEGDVLTPEQARILKLFGIEMSEFKVSIKCMWNAESGDFKMLLEGDEEAFQRKK from the exons ATGCCGAAATCCAAGCGGGATAAGAAAG TCTCCTTGACAAAAACAGCCAAGAAAGGGttggaagcaaaacaaaacttgatTGAGGAG TTAAGAAAATGTGTAGACACGTACAGATACTTGTTCGTCTTCTCTGTGGAGAACACGAGGAACAACAAACTCAAAGATGTTCGTGCAGCTTGGAAACACAGTCG tttcttttTTGGCAAAAACAAAGTGATGATGATTGCACTTGGTAAAGGACCAACAGATGAGTACAAGGATAATTTGCACAAG GTCAGCGAGTTTCTGAAGGGAGAAGTGGGTGTCTtattcacaaacaaaaccaaggagGAGGTAATAGA GTATTTTGACTGTGTCAAGGAGACTGATTATGCACGGGCTGGTAATGTTGCAGAGATGGCAGTGACCCTAGATGAAGGGCCTTTGGAACAGTTTACACACTCTATGGAGCCCCAGCTCAGACAGTTAGGACTACCCACAGCCCTTAAAAAAG GAGTAGTTACACTTTTACAGGACTATGAAGTGTGCAAAGAGGGAGATGTGCTGACTCCTGAACAGGCCCGCATTCTG aaaTTGTTTGGGATTGAGATGTCAGAATTCAAAGTGTCCATAAAGTGTATGTGGAATGCTGAGTCTGGGGACTTTAAGATGTTGCTGGAGGGGGATGAAGAGGCCTTTCAGAGGAAAAAATGA
- the iffo2b gene encoding intermediate filament family orphan 2 isoform X4, whose protein sequence is MNTLLFGEALSASMITTLPGSGAPTAGSALRNDLGSNIHVLKTLNLRFRCFLAKVHELERRNKLLESQLQQALERSRYQGFFSREVAVQTDSQESRLPGTIWSFTHVRRHGGHFETLQGPGVSWTHPDGVGVQIDTITPEIRALYNVLAKVKRERDEYKRKWEEEMSRREQMESMVETLQESTQDSVAIQEELKNKMERLKAELVVYKSLVSDQMSELDSKIQEKAMKVDMDICRRIDITAKLCDVAQQRNSEDMSKMFSVSPSRAPPGTVVCRRKENKAVSDEENSEMDADPSTSEDEVPGVLNITDEMKRMLNQMRETFDIDDDCDSLMWEENEETLLLWEDFTNYNVPFAVSATGSTPDCGGASQEAGSQDGSLGSLIDETESLFKTREEEYQATIGQIEMELATAKSDMNRHLHEYMEMCSMKRGLDVQMETCRRMIKGGRNSPSFSSVASSDSGNTDEIHDELDKDGDTERPAS, encoded by the exons ATGAACACCTTGCTTTTTGGAGAAGCTTTGTCAGCCAGTATGATTACAACACTACCCGGCAGTGGTGCACCAACGGCCGGTTCTGCCCTGCGGAATGACTTGGGGTCAAATATTCATGTCCTGAAGACACTGAATCTGCGGTTTCGTTGCTTCCTCGCCAAAGTCCATGAACTGGAGCGCCGAAACAAACTATTAGAAAGCCAGCTACAGCAAGCTTTGGAACGATCACGGTATCAAGGTTTCTTCAGTCGTGAAGTTGCCGTCCAAACGGACTCACAGGAATCCAGACTCCCGGGCACAATCTGGAGTTTTACACACGTGCGGAGGCATGGGGGACACTTTGAAACTCTCCAAGGACCAGGAGTGTCCTGGACGCATCCGGACGGTGTTGGGGTACAGATCGATACCATCACCCCAGAAATTAGAGCGCTTTACAACGTTTTGGCCAAAGTCAAACGGGAGAGAGACGAGTACAAGAGAAA GTGGGAAGAAGAGATGTCCAGACGAGAGCAGATGGAGTCAATGGTGGAGACACTCCAGGAG AGCACTCAGGACTCGGTAGCCATTCAGGAAGAGCTAAAGAACAAAATGGAGAGGTTAAAGGCTGAGCTGGTGGTCTACAAAAGCCTCGTCTCTGAT CAAATGTCGGAGCTGGATTCAAAGATCCAGGAGAAGGCCATGAAAGTGGATATGGACATCTGCAGGAGGATCGACATCACAGCAAAACTCTGTGATGTGGCACAGCAGCGAAACTCAGAAGACATGTCCaaaatgttcagtgttagtCCGTCCAGGGCCCCACCG GGGACTGTGGTCTGCAGGAGAAAGGAGAATAAGGCTGTGTCAGATGAAGAGAACTCCGAGATGGATGCCGATCCTAGCACCTCGGAGGATGAAGTGCCCGGAGTACTCAACATTACGGATGAGATGAAGCGTATGCTCAATCAAAT GCGGGAGACATTTGACATCGATGATGACTGTGACAGCCTGATGTGGGAAGAGAATGAGGAGACGTTGCTGCTGTGGGAAGACTTCACCAATTACAATGTGCCCTTTGCCGTCAGTGCCACGGGTAGCACTCCAGACTGTGGTGGGGCTAGTCAGGAAGCT GGTTCACAGGATGGCAGCCTAGGCAGCCTTATTGATGAGACTGAGTCTCTCTTCAAAACCAGAGAGGAGGAGTACCAGGCAACTATTGGACAGATTGAG ATGGAGCTAGCCACAGCGAAGAGTGACATGAACAGGCACCTGCATGAGTACATGGAGATGTGTAGCATGAAGAGAGGCCTGGACGTGCAGATGGAGACATGCAGGAGAATGATTAAGGGGGGCAG GAACTCTCCATCCTTCAGCTCTGTGGCAAGCAGTGACTCAGGGAACACTGACGAGATTCACGACGAGTTGGACAAGgacggagacacagagaggccaGCCAGCTGA